From the Aspergillus puulaauensis MK2 DNA, chromosome 1, nearly complete sequence genome, the window AGAGCATTCTCAGACATCCCGATATTCCTCAAAAGGCATTGCGATCTAACCGCGGCTAATTCATCTGGGCCGACCTCGGAATGCGCCGCTAAAGGCTCAAAGCCTCCGGGTGAGGTTTCGAATGTTGGCTGTTCTTGTACTCGTTTGGATCAGTTCAACCACTCATCCTCGAGCGAGTACGCGCCGTCATCTACATCGTCCACATCGTCCGAGTTTCAATCCCTACCTCAATACTCGTTCATTGACGAGTTTCCTTATACCAGTCAACATTCGGCAAGGGTTTGCTTGAGGGCGTCCTTATTAACATCGCACATGTTTCAAAGTTTACCTGTGCCTCAACCGCTCACTGGCTGCAATAGCCCGCACCAAGCACTGCAATCTCTACCTCTGAACCAATATCCGAGAACTATGCCGTCGTTTGCATGTTGCCTAATGCAAGGCAGCTATGCCCTTCTGATGATATTCTATCAAACGAGTTTGGCAAATCAGGTGCCGACGGAATTCGGAAACAACCAGGGCAATACCCCGTCTGATAGATTCACAGAAGAACTCCGTCAAGGGCTTGAACGGATTATTAACGCCATATCGAATTATACGATTTCTTATGAGGCACTAAATGGAATGAAAGGTGAGTAAGGATTTTATAATATGGCGAGCCAAGCTGACAGCGAACCCAGACGACATTCAAGGTGCATATCATACGGCGTTCTTACAGGGGTAGATGGTACCTCAGCTGCATTTTGCATATCGGACCTTGTGGAAAAAAAATATTGGGTCCTCGTAAATGAGGTGGAGCTAGTGATGATCgaagctattatatattaatacctatTTTCTTGGTTGACATATACCCCATTACTGAATTGATTTATGTTGATTTGCATCCATCTGGAGTGTACATAAGCATACCATGCGTAGATTTGTCTTTTTTTACTTGAATTGATCTACAAAGTTCTGCTCTTCGAAGGATAATATATTTCATACTCTATTAGTTTATGTATCCATGATAAAGAGAATGATGCAACACAGCAAGACATAAACTTCTCCAGGTATATGATTGTAATCAAAGTTTAGAGCGTATGCCTTCTAAGCGGAACTTGACATCTTTTAGGACCTTGCTTGTAGGCTTCCAGTCATCAAACTGCTTCAAGAGTTCCATAGTTTCGTTGTATAATTCGTGCCGCAcatattcttcttccaggagACCACGCATGGCAAATGGAAGAATATATGGATTTGTTGCAGGAGGTGGGTGACTCCGTTTTATGTTAAGGGGTGCGTTTGAGACAGGAGATGTTTCGAGAGCGAATTCAATTGCGAGTCTGAGGTGCTTGTTAGTTagaattcttttttttcctcctGTCTAGGAagttttggttttggtagGGGAGGAATGGGAGTAATAGGTGACATACCGATATACGGTGTCGTCGTCGTAAAGTCGGGAGTGGCCTTCTCCAGTGTAGAGGCTGCCTGCTAGTGGAGAGCTGAGTTCGCGGATGAGACCGTGGTCTGAGATACCGAGGTTGCGGAGCTTGAGGGCGAACCCGACCAAGTGTGAAACGCTATGGAGAAGAAGTTAGGGTTTAGATGTCGCAAATGGCTTGTGCGGGGAAGGTAAAACATACAAACTTGGGGCGTGAACCCTACCGTCGACGAAGACTGCTCGGTATATGTATGGATGGGAAACTGGGGAGAATAAGGATGACTATTCTAGGTTAGTTCTCGGATTGTTCGATATTACTGGAGTGTTATCGGGCGAAATACCTCTAGCGAGACGAGCTGATCATCGATACTCCCAACATAGGAGATTCGTACCCCGAAGTCTATACAGGTCCTTAAAGCGGACTCGTAACCCTTGGAGACTTGGCTGTATGGCAAAGCAAACTCGAATAGCTCTCCAGCAGAGCCGCTGATCCATCGAGACCTGTAATCGGTAAACGGTCCAAGATTTACGCCAGCCATTGCACAGATCCCAACTCGATTGGCGTTGACACAACCGAATGCTATAAGTTTAGCAACCAGCATGATTCCAACTGGAACCCCCTGGCTGTGGCACGCAACTAAAATGAAATCAGCGCGCCTTATTTCCTCCATCCAGTTGAGAAGTAGTCTCCAAAGCAGATCCACTCGTTCGGTGATGCGTCCTTCGCCTTCTAGAGCTATTTTCTCAACCTCACATGTGTATCCGTTGTCTTCTGTATACTTGCGTATAGCTTCAGCGGCCATATTGGAAAACCTAACAGATGTTCCAGTCGGCTGACCAAGGACACTTCGTATCAAAGGAGCAGGGAAGTAACCATGGATTCCTATTGCGAGTGCTCTTTTAATGCGCGGTGGATGTGGGACCTTGTAGACGTGTTGGTTGTTGGCCTCCTTGTTATAGTGGAGGAACCGGCCGATCGATTGGAGCAGTGTTGGTCTGTCTTGGAAAGCAAATGTATCCTTGAAATGCGGGAGAACTTGGTTTGGTATGATCTTCTGCAGCTGTTTAGAGGCCTCAGGAGCAGCCGGGGCCGGAACCGGAGCCGGGCCCTCTGGAGCATTCGGTAATTGTGATACAGCAGTGTCTGGCCCGGACACACCACTGGGGAAAGCATTTATTTTGACGCTTCCTTTGTTGATTATTTGTGGCTTTTGTCCGGTTTTAGTGACCGGACCACTCGCCACTTGTTCTGGAGGCACATCCCGACTTATAGTGACTTCAGTTGCTTGGGCCTCTTGCGGTTTTCCCTGTATGGAGTCTTTACCAGAAtctctgaagaagaaagaccAGGCAGACGCCCTGTTGCCCGTACTAGTCGGAGTAGCCGAGCCACTGTCTGTTTTTGTAgtatcttgttcttcttgtgGACCGGGTGATGCGGTTGGAGTAGGAGGATTCTGCTCTTCTGCATTCCCGGATGGCTCATCCTTGGGCTCTTCAGGCCCTTTAGATGAGGATGACCCGTACCACATCTGAAGCCAAGAGTGCTTTTGCGACGCGGGCGCGACCTCCGTAACCTCTGACGGCTTGTTTAGGTCTTTTGGGCTAGGGTCTCGTGTTGTCTCTTGCAAAGGCTGGTCTAAAGCTGAAGATTCAGGCTCTGGCGGTTGTTTTGGTGTAGGGTTCGCGGTAGGTTCACTTGGCGTAGGCCTATCGGTTGCGAACGGTGTGTATACCCATGAAAACCACCCACTCGGTTGACTTACAGCCGTGATCGCGTTGCCCGAGCTCGCAGGCTCTCCAGTTGCATCCGATTGAGGTTCCTCTGAGTTACCTGTGTCTACCCCGCTGTTATCATTTGATGCCTCCTTATCAGTCGTTTTTGCTGGTGAAGCACGGTCCGGTTCGAGATCCTCTGCGGGGGCCAATGTGGAACCATCTGAAGCAATGTTGATGCGGGTCGTTGTAGCGTTGGCGGGGAGGGATCTTGTTGATCCGCCCACTCGTTTGGTAAgctgaagagaaggatgTCGTTGCTGTTTTGGAGAGTCAAGTTGTGGTGTAGATACAGACGCGGCGTTGGATGGGTTAGGTTTGGCCATCGAAATGCTCTCACGGGCAACCTCGGTAACAGGGGCCGCTTTTGACGGCCAGACGCTTGGATACCACTTTCATACAAATCAGCTACAGAGCCATCGAATTCAAGACCATCTTCCcttgaaaaaaaaggaaatagatCACGCTGGGAAGAGACCAAAACTTACGAGGCTCCCTCTTGAACTGGACCGTTCGTCGTTCGGGGAGGAGATCTCAGGCGATTGGGGGCTAGGCTTTACTCTCTTGCGAGGACCCGTGGACGCCATGGAAGCTGCAATAAGAACATCACCGAAACTAAATGCAAGTTGAGGTATGTGAGATGCTGAAATGCGTACGAAGGTAACCGCTGTTAACGACAAAGGACTAAAATTAGAGCTGAATTATCGATTATGGCAAGGTAATTGTTCAGCCCACCCATTGGTATCACACGTCACATGCATGCTATCAGTGGGCGTCACCGCCTTTGTGTtttgcctcaggcagaagaATGTGGCTGGTGCACGTCACTGCCACATGTGACTAAGAAGGGGAAATTGTGGGGCCAGGCCgataactttttttttttgataaACTGGAACTCTCAAGAACAGGCCTTTCCATCAGGTTAATTTTGTCGCCCCGGGTTGCTGCCGAGACTATCTCGACCACCGGTATCGCATAATGGCGGTTCAGAAAAAGGTGCTTTAATTTGGTTCAATGAAAATATTTTCATCAGAAGTTCACTAAATGCTGACCATCTCATAGCACGGCAAGGGTCGTTTGGATAAGTGGTATCGCCTtgcgaaggaaaagggaTACAGAGCAAGAGCTGCGTTCAAGTTGGTTCAACTGAACAAGAAATATGGCTTCTTGGAAAAGAGCAAGGTTTTGCTGGATCTTTGCGCGGCACCTGGAGTGAGCACCCTAGATGATCGCCCGGGTTAAATCTTCCGAATTGTTCTAACAACTAGATAAGTCATGGTGTCAAGTTGCTGCAGAATGCATGCCTGCTCAGAGCTTAATTGTCGGTGTCGATTTGGCCCCCATCAAGCCTATCCCGCGAGTTATTACCTTCCAGAACGATATTACGACCGAAAAATGTCGCGCTACGATCCGATCACATCTGAAGCACTGGAAAGCGGACACAGTTCTGCACGATGGTGCTCCGAATGTTGGTACGGCGTGGGTTCAGGATGCTTTCTCTCAGGCGGAGTTGGTGCTTGAATCTCTTAAGCTTGCCACGGAGTTTTTGGCTGAGGGTGGTACATTCGTAACCAAGGTTTTCCGATCAAAGGATTACAACCCTTTACTGTGGGTTTTTAAGCAGTTGTTCTCGTCCGTGGAAGCGACCAAGCCTCCATCCTCCCGAAATGTCTCCGCCGAAATCTTCGTTGTTTGCCGCGGTTTCAAAGCACCAAAGCGCATGGATCCCAAGTTCCTTGACTCGAAGCATGTCTTTGCGGAACTTGCAGACCCTACGCCCAATAATGAAGCTAAGGTGTTCAACCctgaaaagaagaagcgaaggagAGAGGGTTATGAGGAGGGCGATTGGACCCAGTTCAAGGAAGTTCCAGTAACGGAGTTCGTCAACACTACAGATCCAATTGCAATTCTCGGTTCGGCCAACAAGCTGAGTTTCCAACAACTGCCTGGGGGAGACCTTGCGTTGGCTACGTTAGATCGGCTACCAGAAACCACAGAGGAGATCCGCAATTGCTGTGAGGATTTGAAGGTCCTGGGTAAAAAGGAGTTCAGAAACCTTCTCCGGTGGCGTCTCAAGGTTCGCGAGAAGTTTGGGCTGGTAGTGAAAAAGGGACCAGCTAAGACTGATGAAACCGAAGAAGTGGCTGAGATTGCTCCCatggatgatgagcttgcCATCCAAGAAGAACTCCATCGCCTGAAAGACAAGGAGAGCTCGAGGAGCAAGAAGGAAAGACGCAAAGAgaacgagaagaagcgcaaagaAATTGTTCGAATGCAGATGCACATGACGACTCCCATGGACATCGGAATGGAGCAATTAGGGCCCGGGGGAGATGATGCGACATTCTCACTTAAGCGTGCTGAGAAAGCTGGAGCAAAGGATGCCATGGCGTCAGGGAAAGAAATCGCAGCTCAGAGTGAGAGTGAAgaatccgagtccgagtcggAATACGCCGGaagcgacgacgaagaggaccGTCTGGAGAGGGAACTCGACTCGCTATACGAACAGTATCAAGGCCGcaaggaagacaaggatTCGAAACTGCGAGCAAAGAAAGCTCGCAAGCAGTACGAAGCCGAGGAGTGGGAAGGGTTTTCTGGATCAGACAAAGGAAGTGATgacgaaggagaagaggatgcagagACCGAATCCCGTGCTGCCCCTTCAAATGGAGCCCTCTCTAACAATGCGGCGCTATTCTTCGACCAGGACATCTTCCAAGGGTTGGAAGGtgttgatgacgaagaggacgaagacgaggaggacgagaaggataTGGACAACGAGACagtggaagaaaagcgaCCGCAAAACAAAGCCGTGCCtgagaaacagaagaaggccaaCGGTACCAAGAATAATAAGCCATCCGAAGACTCTTCAGATGACGAGTTCGAAGAGGCCGAAGAGCCGCGCAAGAAGAATGGCCAGCTTGGTAAGTAACAACAAGGAAC encodes:
- a CDS encoding uncharacterized protein (COG:S;~EggNog:ENOG410PGVK), which encodes MASTGPRKRVKPSPQSPEISSPNDERSSSRGSLWYPSVWPSKAAPVTEVARESISMAKPNPSNAASVSTPQLDSPKQQRHPSLQLTKRVGGSTRSLPANATTTRINIASDGSTLAPAEDLEPDRASPAKTTDKEASNDNSGVDTGNSEEPQSDATGEPASSGNAITAVSQPSGWFSWVYTPFATDRPTPSEPTANPTPKQPPEPESSALDQPLQETTRDPSPKDLNKPSEVTEVAPASQKHSWLQMWYGSSSSKGPEEPKDEPSGNAEEQNPPTPTASPGPQEEQDTTKTDSGSATPTSTGNRASAWSFFFRDSGKDSIQGKPQEAQATEVTISRDVPPEQVASGPVTKTGQKPQIINKGSVKINAFPSGVSGPDTAVSQLPNAPEGPAPVPAPAAPEASKQLQKIIPNQVLPHFKDTFAFQDRPTLLQSIGRFLHYNKEANNQHVYKVPHPPRIKRALAIGIHGYFPAPLIRSVLGQPTGTSVRFSNMAAEAIRKYTEDNGYTCEVEKIALEGEGRITERVDLLWRLLLNWMEEIRRADFILVACHSQGVPVGIMLVAKLIAFGCVNANRVGICAMAGVNLGPFTDYRSRWISGSAGELFEFALPYSQVSKGYESALRTCIDFGVRISYVGSIDDQLVSLESSLFSPVSHPYIYRAVFVDGRVHAPSFVSHLVGFALKLRNLGISDHGLIRELSSPLAGSLYTGEGHSRLYDDDTVYRLAIEFALETSPVSNAPLNIKRSHPPPATNPYILPFAMRGLLEEEYVRHELYNETMELLKQFDDWKPTSKVLKDVKFRLEGIRSKL
- the spb1 gene encoding rRNA methyltransferase spb1 (BUSCO:EOG09260V5Q;~COG:A;~EggNog:ENOG410PIIN;~InterPro:IPR015507,IPR024576,IPR002877,IPR029063, IPR012920,IPR028589;~PFAM:PF01728,PF07780,PF11861;~go_component: GO:0005634 - nucleus [Evidence IEA];~go_function: GO:0008168 - methyltransferase activity [Evidence IEA];~go_function: GO:0008649 - rRNA methyltransferase activity [Evidence IEA];~go_process: GO:0001510 - RNA methylation [Evidence IEA];~go_process: GO:0006364 - rRNA processing [Evidence IEA];~go_process: GO:0031167 - rRNA methylation [Evidence IEA];~go_process: GO:0032259 - methylation [Evidence IEA]) → MAVQKKHGKGRLDKWYRLAKEKGYRARAAFKLVQLNKKYGFLEKSKVLLDLCAAPGSWCQVAAECMPAQSLIVGVDLAPIKPIPRVITFQNDITTEKCRATIRSHLKHWKADTVLHDGAPNVGTAWVQDAFSQAELVLESLKLATEFLAEGGTFVTKVFRSKDYNPLLWVFKQLFSSVEATKPPSSRNVSAEIFVVCRGFKAPKRMDPKFLDSKHVFAELADPTPNNEAKVFNPEKKKRRREGYEEGDWTQFKEVPVTEFVNTTDPIAILGSANKLSFQQLPGGDLALATLDRLPETTEEIRNCCEDLKVLGKKEFRNLLRWRLKVREKFGLVVKKGPAKTDETEEVAEIAPMDDELAIQEELHRLKDKESSRSKKERRKENEKKRKEIVRMQMHMTTPMDIGMEQLGPGGDDATFSLKRAEKAGAKDAMASGKEIAAQSESEESESESEYAGSDDEEDRLERELDSLYEQYQGRKEDKDSKLRAKKARKQYEAEEWEGFSGSDKGSDDEGEEDAETESRAAPSNGALSNNAALFFDQDIFQGLEGVDDEEDEDEEDEKDMDNETVEEKRPQNKAVPEKQKKANGTKNNKPSEDSSDDEFEEAEEPRKKNGQLDIDIITAEAMALAQQMATGEKKSHDVFDDGFNRYAFRDMDGLPEWFIDDEGKHSKPTRPITKAAAAAIQEKMRAINARPIKKVMEAKGRKKFKAAQRIEKLRKKSALLADDDTLSERDKAQTIARMMSRAMKKKPKQQAKVVVAKGSNRGISGRPKGVKGKYKIVDARMKKDVRAQKRLAKKKQK